The window GACAGCAGCTCGACCAGGTCATCAGCGGATGACGGGGAGAGGGTGGCCGGGCGCCCGGCGATGCCCGTGGTGCCGGGCATGCCGACCACCACGGCGGCTTCCACATCGCGCAGCGCGGCCAGCCGCGGTGGCAGTGGGCGGTCCGTGCCCGGAGGGTTCCAACCGGCCTCGACCGCTGCATCCCGCCAGCGCAGCAGCTGGCGGGCGGTGCTCCACGGATCCACTGGGAAGGAGCGGGACGGCCAGAACGCCTCGGGTTCGGAAGCGGAACCCAGGTGCTGGTGGATGAGCTGCATGTACTGCGCGATGCGCACGGCCTGGTCCACGGCGGGGCGGGTGAGGCCGAGCCTGGTCTGCAGTAGCTGCACCAGCCCACGGGGGCCCATCCGCACCTGCCCGTGCGCGGCGTGCCCGGGAGCATCGGCCCAGGCAGCGCCGTCGGCCGTCCATCCGAACTCCATCTGCATCCCTACCGGCCCCTTCCTTCCGGCTGGCGCCGGATGATCCCACCCTAGGGGCGGGCTGTGACCGACGAGGTCCCGCGCCCGTGGATCCGCCCGTCGCACTCACGGCCGCACGAGGGTGAGAATCCCCGTCACGGCCCCTTCGAGCGGCGCCACCATCGCCACTGGACCCGGTCGTGGGCAGGCGGGCCGGCCTCGTCGGGGGTGGGGACGGCATGAGGGGGCGGGGACGGCTTGAGGGGGCGCGACGGGTGTCAGCGGCCGACAGGCGCGGGCGACAGGACGGGCCGGCCCCCGCAGGGACCGGCCCGTGCCGATCGATCAGTTCGCGGTTCCGGGCTGTGCCCACGGCGGGACGTCGCCAGGAGCCAGCGGCTGCGCGGCCTGCTGTGCCTGACGGCGGGCGCTCTCCTCCCGCTGCTGGGCCTCGCGGCGGGCGCGGGCGGCGCGGTCCTTCTCCTGGCTGCGGCGGCGCTCCTCCGCCCGACGGCGGCCATCGGCATCCGAGGTGTCGGCGTCCGCGTCGGCCTCCTGTGCGGCCTGGGCCTGCAGCATGGCGTTGCGGATCTCGTCACCCATGGTGCCCACGGTGCCCGGGTTGGAGGGCAGGAACAGCACGTTGGAGCGGCCGTTGCGGGCCACGTCCTGCATGGTGTCGAAGTACTGCGTCATCAGCAGCAGCTGCTCGGCGGAGTGCTCGATTCCCACCTTGCGCAGCATCTCGTACTGCTCGGCGATGCCCATGGCGATGGCCTTGCGCTGGGCGGCCACACCCTCGCCCTGCAGGCGCTTGGACTCGGCCTCGGCCTCGGCCTGGGTGACGCGCTTGATCTTGTCGGCCTCGGCGAGGGACTGGGCGGCGACGCGGTCGCGCTGGGCGGCGTTGATGGAGTTCATCGAGTCCCGCACGCGCGAGTCGGGGGAGATGTCCTGCACGAGGGTGTTGACGATGTTGAAGCCGAACTCCTGCATGCGCGCCGACAGGGTCTGCTCCACGGAGCGGGCGATGTCGTCCTTGGACTCGAAGGCGGCGTCCAGCTCGAGTCCCGACAGGGCCGAGCGCACGGTGTCGAACACGTAGGAGCGGATCTGCGCCTCGGGGTTGGAGAGGCGGTAGTACGCGTCGACGACCTGCTCCTCCTTGATCACGTACTGCACGGCCACCGGCACGGTGACGAACACGTTGTCCTTGGTCTTGGACTCGATGTTCACCTCCAGCTGCTGGATGCGCAGGGAGATCGGCTTGGTGATGGAGTCGACGAACGGGGCCTTGAAGTTCAGGCCCGGCCGCGCCACGCGGCGGAACTTGCCGAACCGCTCCACGATCACGTTCTCCTGCGTGTGCACGGTGAACATGATGGAGGTGCGCAGGCCGCCGAACAGCAGCAGGGCGATGACGACGAGGACCACAAGGCCCACGAGCGCCAGGACGAGGAAGAGGACGATGCCGTCCATGAGGGTCCCTTTCGGATGAGTGCACGGATGTGAGCCACGCTACCAAGCCGCACTGGGCCCCCGCTGGTCGCGACAGAGGCCGGGATGCAGGTGGGGAGGGGAGGGGTTCAGGACAGGAACTCGTCCACCTCGGCGCGGGTGGGGGCGCTCTCGGTGCCCTTGCGGGTCACCGCGATCGCTGCGGCGGCGTTCGCGCGGGTGGCGGCCGATTCCCAGTCCGCCCCGAGGGCCCGCTCGGCCAGCATCACGCCGGTGTGGGTGTCCCCGGCGCCGTTGGTGTCCCTGGCTCTCTGGGGGAAGGCGGGGATGTGGGTGCCGCGGCCGTGGTGGAACACGGTGCAGCCGCGCTCACCGTCGCGCACCACCACCACGGCGTGCGCACCGATGCGGCGGCGCAGCGCGGCGGGGGTGTCCTCCAGGGAGTCCAGGCCGGTCAGCGCCCGCGCTTCGTCGGCATTGGAGGTCCACACGGTGGTGCGGGCCAGCACCCGCTCCTGCACCTCGGCGGAGAACGAGGCGAACGGCTCCCCAGGATCGAGCACCACCTCGACGCCCGCGGGCACCGAGTCCAGGAACGCCAGCAATGGTTCCCGGGTGGGCTCGAACAGGGTGTACCCGGAGATGCACAGCAGATCACCGGGCTGCGGGTCCAGCCGAGCCAGGGAATCGGCGGTGATCTCGCGCTCCGCCCCGTACACGGTGAGGAAGCTGCGCTCGGCCGACGGCTCCAGCAGCACCACGCAGTACCCGGTGTCATCGCCCTCGCGGGGGAGGTCCGACAGGGTCACGCCGTCGACACCGAGAACCTCGCGCACCAGGTCGCCGTTGGGGCCGGTGCCGTGGGCGCCGCCGTGCACGGCCTGGGCGCCGGTGCGGGCCGCGGCGATCAGGATGGTGGAGGCACCTCCGGCGTAGCGCTTCTCGCTGCTGGCGTTGACGTTCCCGCCGCGCGGTGGCAGCGAGGGCACCTCGAGGATCACGTCCACGAGAGCCTGGGCGGTGTGCAGCACGCGAGGCATGGGGCCAGTGTAGGCAGTGGCACATCGAGCGCTGGGAGCAGGACCATGGCGGCCCTCGCCGTCTCCGCGGTGGACAGGCTGTTCAGCGGTCAGGGCCGCTGCACGCGGCGAGCGGTGATGATCTGGGCGATCCTGCCTGTGATCGGCAGCAGGCACATCAGCGCGAACAGCAGCCACAGGGACACGGTGGTCGCGAGCCCGGGACCGAGGATCCACACCGGCACGAACAGCAGCATCGCCAGGATCGGGGTGGAGATGATGCCCGTCCCCGCCAGCAGAGACCATCCCAGGGGTGCCACCTTGCGGGCACCGATGGTGCGCAGTCGGTCCAGCCGTACCAGCATCAGGATGTCCAGTGTGAGAGCGGCGATCGCGAACGCCGCGATCAGCAGCACGCCTCCCACGCTCGTCACGAACCAGCCCAGGAACACGTCGACGCCATGCATCTTGTTCCCGTCGTACGGTCCGGCCAGAACGTCACCCCACTGGACCATCACCATGGTGGCGATGAACGGGATGGTCGTGACCAGCACCAGGGCGATGCCCACCAGGCCGCCCCACAGGCCCAGTGTCCTCGTTCCCCGCAACTCCGCTGAGAACGGATCCGCAGGGGAGGCGGTCGGTCCGGATCGGTCTGCGCCGTGAGGGCCCGGCGCCGGTGGTGGCAGGGCCATCACAGACCAGCCGACGTCTCGACGGCCTGCCGGATGGCACGCTCGGCGTCGAGCTCAGCGGCCACGTCGGCCCCGCCCACCACGTGCACCCGCGGGGTGCGGCCGGAACGAGCGGCCAGCAGCTCATCGGCGAGGGTCCGCTCGGAGACCTGCCCGGCGCAGATCACCACGGTGTCGACCTCGATCAGCGTCTGCTCCTCACCCACGGTGATGTGCAGGCCCTGCTCGTCGATCCGCTGATACGCCACCCCGGTGTGCTGGACGACGCCCGCACGGCGCAGCTCGGCACGGTGCACCCAGCCGGTGGTGCGGCCCAGGCCCGCCCCGATCTTCGTCTCCTTGCGCTGCAGCAGGTGCACCTCACGGGAGCGCCGCCCGTCAGCGGGCACGGCGGCATCGGCGGCGGTGGTGATAGTGCCGGGGGCGCCGGTGTCGTCGGGGGTCTCGCTGTCCGGCGCCACGCGCGGTTGCGGGCGAGGGCGCGGCAGGATCCCGCCGCGGCGCTCGGCCGGATCCACCACGCCCCAGTGCTCCCGCCACGTATCGGCATCGAGCGTGGGGGAGGGCTGCGGCGCGGTGAGGAACTGGGCCACGTCCACCCCAATGCCGCCCGCGCCGATGATCGCCACCCGCTGGCCGGCCTCCGCGCGGCCCTCCAGCAGGTCCGCGTAGGAGATGACCTGGGGACCCGCGGCCGCGCTCTTCGAAGCGTCGGTGGCGTCGGGGGTGTCGTCGACCGGGGCGTCGGTGGCCGGGCCGTTCCCGTCGGGAGCGAAGCCGGGCAGGTCCACGGCGCGTGGTGCCACGCCGGTGGCCACGATGACGTCGTGGAAGCCCAGCAGGTCCTCCGCGGTGGGGCGGGTGTCCAGGCGGATCCCCACCCCGGCGGCCGCCAGGCGCATCGGCCAGGAGTGCAGCAGCTGCCGGTAGTCCTCCTTGCCGGGGATCCGGGCGGCCATCCGCAGCTGCCCGCCCAGCTCACCCGATGCCTCGAAAAGTGTCACCACATGGCCGCGCTCGGCTGCTGCGAGTGCCGCCTCGATCCCCGCCGGGCCTGCGCCCACCACGGCCACGCGGCGACGCCTGCGCTCCAGCACCGGGGTGAGCACCAGCTCCGTCTCCCTCGCGGCGCGGGGGTTGACCAGGCAGCTGGCCCGCTGACCGTCGAACACCTTGTCCAGGCAGGCCTGGTTGCAGGCGATGCAGGGCACCACCTGCGAGGCGCGGCCGTCGGCCAGCTTCCGCGGCAGGTGCGGATCCGCCAGCAGGGGGCGTGCCATGGAGATGAGGTCCGCCTGGCCGTCGGCCAGGACCTGCTCGGCGACGGCCGGGTCGTGGATGCGGTTCGAGGCCACCACCGGCACGTCCACGCTCATCCGCAGTCGCTCGGTGAGGGGCGTGAACGCGGCCCGCGGCACCGAGGTGACGATGGTGGGCACCCGTGACTCGTGCCAGCCGATGCCGGTGGACAGCACGTCCACGCCGCGTTCGGTGAGGCCCCGGGCCAGCACCATGGTCTCCACCCAGTCCTGACCCTCGGGCACCAGGTCCAGCAGGGAGATGCGGTAGCTGAGCAGGGCGTCCGGCCCGATCGCCTCGCGCACCGCAGCGGCCACGGCCAGCGGGAACGCCCGTCGCGCCTCCGCGCCGCGGCCCCACCTGTCCCGGCGGCGGTTGGTGGCCGGGGCCAGGAACTGGTTCAGCAGGTACCCCTCGGATCCCATCAGCTCCACCCCGTCGTACCCGGCCTGGACGGCCCGGTGCGCGGCGGCGGCGAAGTGGTCGATGGTGCGCTGCACGCCGCGGCGGGTGAGGCGCCGGGCCCGGAACGGGGTCAGTGGTGACTTCCCTGCGCGGGCCGAGGCGGCCAGGGGGTGGAAGGCGTAGCGGCCCGCGTGCAGCAGCTGCAGGATGATGCGGCCATCGGCCTCATGGACCTCCCGGGTGATCACCCGGTGGCGCTCCATGGTGTGCTCATCGGCCTGCCCGCCGCGCGGGGTGAGGCGGCCGGTGCGATCGGGGGAGTAGCCGCCGGTGACGATCAGGCCCACGCCGCCGCGGGCGCGCTCTGCGACGTAGGCGGCGAGCTTGTCGGCATCGGCCGGGGAGTCCTCCAGGCCCACGTGCATCGAGCCCATCACGATGCGGTTGCGCACCTCGAACCGCCCCAGGTCCAGGGGGGACAGCAGGCGGGCGTACCCGGGCCGTGGAGTGCGCATGGGCCGATTCTGCCAGGTGACCGGCCGGACACCGACCGATAATGGCTCGCCTGCGAGTGCGGGAGCGTGGTGCACTGCGGTCATGCAGATCACGATCCGTCCCCTGGACCTCTCCTCCGACCACGAGCTCGAGCAGTACGCCGCCGTGGTTCGGGCCAGTGACGACGTCGCCTTCGGTGGGCACGAGGAGCAGTCCGTGGAAGAACTGCGAGTCGACTTCGCCGACACCCCCTACTGGCATCAGGAGCGCTACATCGCCGTCGGTGAACTGATGGAGGGCGGCGAGAGCGTGGTGGGCACCGGCTCGTTGATGTTCCCGCTGCAGGAGAACCTCGAGACGGTGCACCTGGGCATCACCACCCATCCCGCCGTACGGGGTCACGGGGTCGCCACGACGCTGCTGGAGCAGGCCCTGGTGCCCGCGATCCACGAGTCGGACCGCTCCTTGATCTCTGTGTACGGCGAGATCCCCGCCGAGGGCGACGTGGACGACCCGGTTCTGCCCGCCAACCGGCTCGGCGCCCGCCTGGGGCTGTCCCGCAAGAACGTCGGCGTGTGCCGGATGCTGCCGCTGCCGATCGACGACGCCCTGCTGGACCAACTGGAAGCCGAGGGTCAAGAGAAGCTCGGCCAGTACCGGATCAAGCTGTGGGGGGACGAGATCCCCGAGGAGCACCTCGAGGCCTACGGACTGCTGCTGCGCCAGATCGAGCTGGACGAGCCCGACGAGGAGGTGGAGCACGAGCCGGCCGAGTACACCCCCGAGAGGATCCGGGTGCTGGAGAAGCGCCGCCGCGAACGAGGTGTGCGGGCCCTGATCGCGGTTGCCGTCGCCCCTGACGGCGCCATCGCCGGCAACACCGAGGTGCAGTTCCAGAAGGCGGAGGGCACCACCATCGCCTGGCAGGAGAACACCCTGGTGATGCCCGAGCATCGCGGGCACCGGCTGGGCCTCGCGCTCAAGGTCGCCACCCACCGCCTGCTGAGCCGCGAGATGCCGGCCGTGCAGTCCCTGCTCACCTTCAACTCCCACGTGAACCCCTGGATGATCAGCATCAACGACCGTCTCGGCTACCGGGTGGCGTTCCGCGAGATCGCCTTCCAGGGCCGCCCGGACCTCAGCGGTGGTCTGCTGCCATCGACGTCCGGCACCGGCAGTGCCAGGATGGGCGCATGAACGAGAACTCCACCCCCGCCACAGCCGTCCCGTCGGGCGAGTCCCGGATCGTCACCGCCTCCCGCGAGGTCCGCGCCCCCGCGGTGCGGATCTTCGAGCTGATCGCCGAGCCGTCCGAGCAACCCCGCTGGGACGGCAACGGCAATCTGCAGGAAGCCGCGGAAGGGCAGCGCGTCCACGCCGTGGGCGACGTCTTCGCCATGCTCAACACCAGCGGCAAGGTGCGCGAGAACCACGTGGTGGCCTTCGACGAGGGCCGTGAGATCGCCTGGAAGCCCGCCTCCGAGGGGGAGCAGCCGGCCGGCCACCGCTGGGGCTGGCGCCTCACCCCGCAGGGAGAGAACAGCACCCTGGTGGAGCACAGCTACGACTGGACCGAGCTGACCGACGAGCGCCGCTTCGAGCGGGCCCGCTCCACCACCGCCGAGAACCTGCTGGCCTCGATCGACCGCCTCGCCGAGCTCGCCGAGAGCGGGGGCGCCGGTCACGTGGATCCCGACGGTGGCACCGACACCGTCGCCTAAGCCCCATGAGCTCCGGTGACCTGGTGCCGCGGGAGGACCCGGTGGATGCGGCGATCGCCCGGGGGGACTTCGACGACCTCGCGCTCGCTGGCAAGCCCTTGCGCCTCCCGGCCCGGCACGACCCGGACTGGTGGATCAAGCAACGCATCGACGCGGACGACGTGGACCGCGACGCCCTGCTGCCGGTGGTGGTGCTGCTGCGCCGCGAGCACGACCTTCGCGATGAGACCCTCGCGGCGCTGCTGACCGAGCAGGACGTGCGCGACTACGCCGAGGACTACACGCGGCGGGTCCGGGACGACCGGCTGCGGAACCCCCTGGCGCGCATGCTCGCCCCGGAGCTGGATCCCGATGTGGCGGTGGAGCGGTGGCAGCAGTTGCGGGCGTCGGCCGGTGGGCCGTTCGACGGCGAGGACGGGCCCGAATCAGAACCTGCCGCGGACGGTACTGGGCCGTCGGGGACCGGTATGAGCGCAGGAACACGACGCCAATGGTGGCCGTTCGGGCGACGCACCCTCTGAGCAGAACTCGCCTCCGTCGACTCACGCCCGCTGTGCGCCGACTCGCGTTCCGTCCAGGTCAGCGCGCACCCACCACACCTGACCCGAGCCGATCACCCTCACCGCCCCGTCGTTCTCGAGAACCACCGCCGTGTCCTCATCGATCGCGACCGCCTCAGGGCACAGACCTCCCTCGACCAGCCCAACGGCCCGGCTCAGGGTCCCGGCCTGCGCGGCGTGGGAATCCACCAGCCACGGCACCAGTCCCAGCCCGGGCAGGACGGTGAGCTCGTCCAGCTCTTCTGAGCACTCCTGCGAGCAGACCTCGACCCCGCTCAGGCGGTAGCCGCCGGCCAGGGACCGGGTGGCGGCGATCATCGCCCCGGCCGAGAAGCCGAGATAGGGCATGCCCGCTGCGACGCGTTCCTGGATCACAGGGGCGAAGGGTGCGAGCGCCTCCCGGTACACCGGGGTGG is drawn from Brachybacterium muris and contains these coding sequences:
- a CDS encoding SPFH domain-containing protein; the encoded protein is MDGIVLFLVLALVGLVVLVVIALLLFGGLRTSIMFTVHTQENVIVERFGKFRRVARPGLNFKAPFVDSITKPISLRIQQLEVNIESKTKDNVFVTVPVAVQYVIKEEQVVDAYYRLSNPEAQIRSYVFDTVRSALSGLELDAAFESKDDIARSVEQTLSARMQEFGFNIVNTLVQDISPDSRVRDSMNSINAAQRDRVAAQSLAEADKIKRVTQAEAEAESKRLQGEGVAAQRKAIAMGIAEQYEMLRKVGIEHSAEQLLLMTQYFDTMQDVARNGRSNVLFLPSNPGTVGTMGDEIRNAMLQAQAAQEADADADTSDADGRRRAEERRRSQEKDRAARARREAQQREESARRQAQQAAQPLAPGDVPPWAQPGTAN
- a CDS encoding PfkB family carbohydrate kinase — protein: MPRVLHTAQALVDVILEVPSLPPRGGNVNASSEKRYAGGASTILIAAARTGAQAVHGGAHGTGPNGDLVREVLGVDGVTLSDLPREGDDTGYCVVLLEPSAERSFLTVYGAEREITADSLARLDPQPGDLLCISGYTLFEPTREPLLAFLDSVPAGVEVVLDPGEPFASFSAEVQERVLARTTVWTSNADEARALTGLDSLEDTPAALRRRIGAHAVVVVRDGERGCTVFHHGRGTHIPAFPQRARDTNGAGDTHTGVMLAERALGADWESAATRANAAAAIAVTRKGTESAPTRAEVDEFLS
- a CDS encoding FAD-dependent oxidoreductase — translated: MRTPRPGYARLLSPLDLGRFEVRNRIVMGSMHVGLEDSPADADKLAAYVAERARGGVGLIVTGGYSPDRTGRLTPRGGQADEHTMERHRVITREVHEADGRIILQLLHAGRYAFHPLAASARAGKSPLTPFRARRLTRRGVQRTIDHFAAAAHRAVQAGYDGVELMGSEGYLLNQFLAPATNRRRDRWGRGAEARRAFPLAVAAAVREAIGPDALLSYRISLLDLVPEGQDWVETMVLARGLTERGVDVLSTGIGWHESRVPTIVTSVPRAAFTPLTERLRMSVDVPVVASNRIHDPAVAEQVLADGQADLISMARPLLADPHLPRKLADGRASQVVPCIACNQACLDKVFDGQRASCLVNPRAARETELVLTPVLERRRRRVAVVGAGPAGIEAALAAAERGHVVTLFEASGELGGQLRMAARIPGKEDYRQLLHSWPMRLAAAGVGIRLDTRPTAEDLLGFHDVIVATGVAPRAVDLPGFAPDGNGPATDAPVDDTPDATDASKSAAAGPQVISYADLLEGRAEAGQRVAIIGAGGIGVDVAQFLTAPQPSPTLDADTWREHWGVVDPAERRGGILPRPRPQPRVAPDSETPDDTGAPGTITTAADAAVPADGRRSREVHLLQRKETKIGAGLGRTTGWVHRAELRRAGVVQHTGVAYQRIDEQGLHITVGEEQTLIEVDTVVICAGQVSERTLADELLAARSGRTPRVHVVGGADVAAELDAERAIRQAVETSAGL
- a CDS encoding GNAT family N-acetyltransferase; amino-acid sequence: MQITIRPLDLSSDHELEQYAAVVRASDDVAFGGHEEQSVEELRVDFADTPYWHQERYIAVGELMEGGESVVGTGSLMFPLQENLETVHLGITTHPAVRGHGVATTLLEQALVPAIHESDRSLISVYGEIPAEGDVDDPVLPANRLGARLGLSRKNVGVCRMLPLPIDDALLDQLEAEGQEKLGQYRIKLWGDEIPEEHLEAYGLLLRQIELDEPDEEVEHEPAEYTPERIRVLEKRRRERGVRALIAVAVAPDGAIAGNTEVQFQKAEGTTIAWQENTLVMPEHRGHRLGLALKVATHRLLSREMPAVQSLLTFNSHVNPWMISINDRLGYRVAFREIAFQGRPDLSGGLLPSTSGTGSARMGA
- a CDS encoding SRPBCC family protein, producing MNENSTPATAVPSGESRIVTASREVRAPAVRIFELIAEPSEQPRWDGNGNLQEAAEGQRVHAVGDVFAMLNTSGKVRENHVVAFDEGREIAWKPASEGEQPAGHRWGWRLTPQGENSTLVEHSYDWTELTDERRFERARSTTAENLLASIDRLAELAESGGAGHVDPDGGTDTVA
- a CDS encoding DUF1992 domain-containing protein, with the protein product MSSGDLVPREDPVDAAIARGDFDDLALAGKPLRLPARHDPDWWIKQRIDADDVDRDALLPVVVLLRREHDLRDETLAALLTEQDVRDYAEDYTRRVRDDRLRNPLARMLAPELDPDVAVERWQQLRASAGGPFDGEDGPESEPAADGTGPSGTGMSAGTRRQWWPFGRRTL
- a CDS encoding Type 1 glutamine amidotransferase-like domain-containing protein codes for the protein MSIVLVGGGPDTTRSPAVVAPFLETCRSTSVEHVAVLLTGSAHIAARFAWDYLELLAPLDADVRVVPLDGGPVAEEIRTAGALLVGGGPTPVYREALAPFAPVIQERVAAGMPYLGFSAGAMIAATRSLAGGYRLSGVEVCSQECSEELDELTVLPGLGLVPWLVDSHAAQAGTLSRAVGLVEGGLCPEAVAIDEDTAVVLENDGAVRVIGSGQVWWVRADLDGTRVGAQRA